Within the Salinibacterium sp. TMP30 genome, the region GATTGCGCCCCCCGCACGGTCGATGATCAACCCTCCCGCCAATCTCAGCTAGGACACTATGAACGCTCCACCCACCCGCGTCCTTGTTCTCGCCGGAGGAATCTCGCACGAACGTGATGTTTCTCTTCGCTCGGGGCGCCGCGTAGCCGACGGCCTTCTTGCGCAGGGCAAAGACGTCGAACTGCGGGATCCGGATGCCAGCTTGCTTCCCTACCTTCGAGAGAGCAAGCCGGATGTTGTCTGGCCTGCGCTTCACGGTGCCAGCGGCGAAGACGGCGCTTTGCGCGGCCTGCTCGACCTCATCGGCATTCCCTACGTCGGATCCCGAGCGGATGCTGCCCGGCTCGCTTGGGACAAGCCCACCGCAAAAGCACTCGTTTCTCGCGTCGGAGTGCACACACCCCTCTCGATCGCTCTCTCGCGCGATTCCTTCCGCGAACTCGGCGCGCATAGCATTCTGGATGAGCTCGCCGACGAACTATCGGGAGAGTTGGTTGTCAAGCCCGCTCAGGGCGGATCGGCTCAAGGCGTCACGATTGTCTCCGATCGTTCCGACCTGCCGAGAGCGATGGTCAACGCGTACAACTACTGTGACGTTGCGCTGATCGAACAGCGCATCACCGGTGTTGAGATTGCTATCGGAGTTCTCGACAGCGGCATGGGCCCCGTCGCGCTGCCGGCAGTTGAAATCGAGCCCGTCGCAGGCGCGTACACCTTTGAGGCTCGCTATAATGCTGGTCAGACCCGCTTTTATGCTCCCGCGCGAATCTCGCAGCACGACGCTGATCGTGCTGCGGAGACGGCTTTGACGGCTCACACTGCGCTCGCACTCCGTCATCTCTCCCGCGTGGATCTGATCGTGGATGGAGCGGGGACGCCGTGGTTCCTCGAAGCAAATGTGCTTCCCGGACTAACGGAAACATCGATTTTTCCCCAGGCTCTCGTTGCAGCCGGGCACGATTTAGGCTCGGTTTACGCAGCACTAGCCGAAGCGGCGATCGAGGGACCTTAGGTAAGCTCTCGCAGACGGATCGCCGATGTTTCATGTGAAACATCGAGTAGCGGGGCAGCATGCACGCGCGCAGAACTTCTCTGTGCCCGGCTAGCACTCTAGTCGTCCGTCAATCCGACGACGATCGGTTGCGCAATCCTTCGGTTGCGCAATCCTTCGGTTGAGCAGTCGCTCGGGCCAGCAGTGGATCAGTCACACTCCGCGCCGAATGTTTCACGTGAAACTTCGCCCTTGCCGCTCGTTCGCTTAGCGCGGGGAGCGAGGAGCGAGCTCTCCACCAGCCGCGGTCGCGGCATCCGCGCACCCGGCATCCGCATTCGCATTCGCATTCGCATCTAGTTTCACGTGAAACATTCGTGACCACGTCGAGCGGTGGCCTGCTGGAAGCTGACGAGCTGTTAGCGGTTGAAGCCGGTGTCGCCAAGCTCTTCGAGGATACGGTTAAGGTCGCCGACCGTGGCGAAGTCGATTACGACCTGTCCCTTGCTAGCACCAAGAGTAACTTTGACGCGGGTGTTCAGTCGATCAGCAAGTCGCTCGGCAATTTCATCCAGCGGCCCTTGTTTCTTTCCCCGAGCTGGCTTCGATCGGGCCGGCTTTGTGGAAAGAGAGCCAGCTGCTGCCTCAGCTGCGCGGACTGAGAGCTCTTCATTGACGATCTTGTCGGCCAACCGCTCCATTCCTTCGGCGTCAGGAAGCGAGAGGAGCGCACGAGCATGTCCTGCGGTAAGAACACCGGCGGCCACGCGACGCTGAACGCTTTCTGGAAGGCGCAAAAGACGCAAGGTGTTGGTGATCTGGGGTCGAGAGCGACCAATGCGCTCCGCGAGCTGCTCTTGCGTGATTCCAAAGTCTGAGAGTAGCTGCTGGTAGGCCGAAGCCTCCTCGAGCGGGTTCAAGTTTGCGCGGTGAAGGTTTTCCAACAACGCGTCGCGCAGCATATCTTCATCCGCGGTGCTCTTGATTACCGCGGGAATTGTAGCGAGCCCCAAATGCTTACTGGCTCGAAGACGACGCTCACCCATGATGAGTTCGTACTGCGGTTCACCCTCAACTGCACCAGTCAGCGGCCGGACCACAATGGGCTGGAGCACGCCGATCTCACGGATCGACACGATGAGTTCCGATAGCTCTTCCTCACGAAACTCCGTGCGAGGCTGACGAGCGTTGGGAACAATGTCGAGGGGGGAGAGGCTTGCCAAGCGTGCGCCGGGGACAGAACGAAGCTTCTCAGTTGAGATCTCGCCGCCAGGAAAGAAGACGTCGACCGGACGTTGTTCGTTCTCGTCAGATGCTGGGATAAGGGCGCCGATACCCCGGCCAAGGCCGGTGCGTTTGGGTGCTGCCATTATTGGGGTGCTCCTCGATGTGCAATCTCCGCCGCCGCTTCCAGATAGGAAAGGGAGCCGGGGGAGTTCTGGTCATAGCTAATAACGCTTTGTCCGTAGCTTGGCGCTTCGGAAATTCTCACTGACCGGGGAATCACTGTTGTCAGCACTTGTTTGGGGAAGTGTTCGCGCACATCATCCACGACCTGATTGGCGAGATTCGTGCGAGAGTCGTACATCGTCATCAGGATCGTTGACACTCGAAGCTTCGGGTTGAGGTGACGTTCGATGAGTTTGATGTTGTTGAGTAATTGGCTCAAACCTTCCAGCGCGTAATACTCGCACTGGATCGGGATCAGCACTTCTTGGGCCGCAACAAAAGCATTGATTGTGAGGAGACCGAGAGACGGTGGGCAGTCAATGAATACGTAATGGTACGCGTCAGGAGAATCCTGAAGAAACTGATCGAGGGCGGAACGTAACCGCTGTTCCCGAGCGACGAGCGATACGAGTTCGATCTCAGCACCGGCAAGGTGAATCGTGGCGGGGACGCAGTATAGGGCCGCGAATTCTGGGCTCTTCTGAACGACGTCGGCCATGGGAACGTCGTTGATAATAACGTCGTAAACGCTCGCAGTCTCTGAGCGATGTTCTACACCAAGAGCGGTGGACGCATTTCCTTGCGGATCAAGGTCGATAACAAGCACCCGTGCACCCGTGCGAGCCAGTGCGGCTGCGAGGTTCACGGTAGACGTGGTCTTGCCAACGCCTCCCTTCTGATTAGCAACGGTGAAGACGCGCGGGTGCTCGGGCAGGGGGAGTGACGCTGCCGCCACCGCTTTACGACGACGTGTGAGTTCTGCGATCTCCCGCGCAAGCGGCGTGGTCTCATCGAACGACTTGCTCTGTTCGCTGACTTCGCTTTCGGGATGTTTCACGTGAAACTTTCTTTCTGATGGTGCGGAAAAGGCGGGAAGTAGTGTGACGGCCGAGCTCGTGGCCGAATCAGTCCACTCTAGCCCGAAAGACCCTAGTGATCTCTGGGGTAATTCCCTCACCAAGCACAAGAGACTCGACATCCCTTAGTCCCGCCTTGCGGATCGCCTTTGACGCAGATTCAATCTCTTCGTCA harbors:
- a CDS encoding D-alanine--D-alanine ligase → MNAPPTRVLVLAGGISHERDVSLRSGRRVADGLLAQGKDVELRDPDASLLPYLRESKPDVVWPALHGASGEDGALRGLLDLIGIPYVGSRADAARLAWDKPTAKALVSRVGVHTPLSIALSRDSFRELGAHSILDELADELSGELVVKPAQGGSAQGVTIVSDRSDLPRAMVNAYNYCDVALIEQRITGVEIAIGVLDSGMGPVALPAVEIEPVAGAYTFEARYNAGQTRFYAPARISQHDADRAAETALTAHTALALRHLSRVDLIVDGAGTPWFLEANVLPGLTETSIFPQALVAAGHDLGSVYAALAEAAIEGP
- a CDS encoding ParB/RepB/Spo0J family partition protein — its product is MAAPKRTGLGRGIGALIPASDENEQRPVDVFFPGGEISTEKLRSVPGARLASLSPLDIVPNARQPRTEFREEELSELIVSIREIGVLQPIVVRPLTGAVEGEPQYELIMGERRLRASKHLGLATIPAVIKSTADEDMLRDALLENLHRANLNPLEEASAYQQLLSDFGITQEQLAERIGRSRPQITNTLRLLRLPESVQRRVAAGVLTAGHARALLSLPDAEGMERLADKIVNEELSVRAAEAAAGSLSTKPARSKPARGKKQGPLDEIAERLADRLNTRVKVTLGASKGQVVIDFATVGDLNRILEELGDTGFNR
- a CDS encoding ParA family protein; translated protein: MKHPESEVSEQSKSFDETTPLAREIAELTRRRKAVAAASLPLPEHPRVFTVANQKGGVGKTTSTVNLAAALARTGARVLVIDLDPQGNASTALGVEHRSETASVYDVIINDVPMADVVQKSPEFAALYCVPATIHLAGAEIELVSLVAREQRLRSALDQFLQDSPDAYHYVFIDCPPSLGLLTINAFVAAQEVLIPIQCEYYALEGLSQLLNNIKLIERHLNPKLRVSTILMTMYDSRTNLANQVVDDVREHFPKQVLTTVIPRSVRISEAPSYGQSVISYDQNSPGSLSYLEAAAEIAHRGAPQ